A stretch of the Takifugu flavidus isolate HTHZ2018 chromosome 1, ASM371156v2, whole genome shotgun sequence genome encodes the following:
- the LOC130525615 gene encoding disintegrin and metalloproteinase domain-containing protein 23 isoform X1, translating into MHLIFLATLLVSPLSPWLHPLLASSVSQGVEDKDERDAAQKQQATAAPAADNSTHHAVEHVTAYPSRLIYYLNKDSESTHHDLGTRAKNQAKEGQAIHLAQASFQVEAFGSTFVLDLALNNDLLSSDYVEIHYEGGKPVLSKGGEHCYYHGQVRGKDNSHVALSTCNGLHGMFDDGLHMYLIEPLQQTHLSETAARPHRVRRTASFEWNGDSEEEYEEEQLFSELDEFSWLKRRKKRATPRSVFEEMKYLEIMIVMDHSMYKRHKSKQYTKNFAKSVVNLVDAVFKEQLHTRVMLVALEIWTDKDHIPISVKPQEILRDFSKYRQQSIKHHADAVHLITNVNFQFRRSSLAYFGGMCSLSRGVGVNEYGNSLSMAGSLSQSLAQNLGIQWDPASKKKECGCIETWTGCIMEDTGIQHPRRFSKCSISDFKEFLLKGGGSCLFNRPTKLFEKTECGNGFMEVGEECDCGARAECYKECCKKCSLANSAQCSSGPCCNATCLFFPRGYSCRYAVNDCDITETCSGDSGQVPPCDSYSLFLHAVHIGVVKTLYLCVFQCPPNLHKQDGYLCQVNQGRCYAGECKTRENQCKYIWGPKSGESEKFCYERLNTEGTEKGNCGKDGDKWIQCSKHDVFCGYLLCSNIGRNPRIGMVKGEVTPASFNHQGRLVDCSGGHVLLDDDTDLGYVEDGTPCGPSMMCLDRKCLPIQSLNMSTCPTGPNGQVCSAHGVCNNEATCTCDATWAGTDCSMPDPPKERDSSKDPGPKGPSATNLIIGSIAGAILVAAIVLGGTGWGFKNVKKRRYDPNASAI; encoded by the exons ATGCATCTGATATTTCTGGCCACTTTGCTCGTCAGCCCCCTCTCGCCTTGGCTTCATCCTTTACTAGCGTCATCCG TTTCTCAAGGAGTAGAGGACAAGGATGAGAGGGATGCGGCGCAGAAGCAACAGGCGACTGCAGCACCCGCCGCCGACAACAGCACACACCATGCGGTAGAGCATGTGACCGCCTATCCCTCGCGGTTGATCTACTATCTGAACAAGGACTCGGAGAGCACCCACCATGACCTGGGCACCCGGGCCAAGAACCAAGCCAAAGAAGGCCAG GCAATCCACCTTGCACAAGCCAGTTTCCAGGTGGAGGCGTTCGGCTCCACGTTTGTTCTGGATCTTGCTCTGAATAA TGACCTGCTGTCCTCAGACTATGTTGAGATCCACTACGAGGGCGGAAAACCTGTACTGTCAAAG ggggGTGAACACTGTTACTATCACGGCCAGGTGAGAGGGAAGGACAACTCCCACGTTGCTTTATCCACCTGCAATGGCCTGCA TGGCATGTTTGATGATGGACTTCATATGTATCTAATTGAACCCTTACAACAGACTCATTTATCG GAAACAGCTGCAAGGCCTCACAGAGTAAGAAGAACAGCCTCCTTTGAATGGAATGGGGATTCCGAGGAAGAAT atgaggaggagcagctcttcTCAGAGCTCGATGAATTCTCTTGGCTGAAGCGCAGGAAAAAGCGGGCA ACGCCTCGCAGTGTGTTTGAGGAGATGAAGTATCTGGAGATTATGATTGTCATGGACCACAGTATG TATAAACGACACAAGAGCAAGCAGTACACAAAAAACTTTGCCAAATCAGTGGTGAATCTTGTGGATGCC GTCTTCAAAGAGCAGCTGCACACGCGTGTGATGCTCGTTGCTCTGGAGATCTGGACAGACAAGGATCACATCCCCATCAGCGTGAAGCCGCAAGAGATACTGCGGGATTTCTCCAAATATCGGCAGCAGAGCATCAAACACCACGCTGATGCTGTGCACCTCATCAC AAATGTCAACTTCCAATTCCGGAGAAGCAGCCTGGCATACTTTGGAGGCATGTGCTCTCTCAGCCGCGGAGTAGGAGTCAATGAG TATGGCAACAGTTTGTCCATGGCAGGGTCTCTGTCTCAGAGTTTGGCACAGAACCTGGGCATCCAGTGGGACCCAGCATCCAAGAAAA AGGAATGTGGTTGCATTGAGACATGGACAGGCTGCATAATGGAAGACACAGG CATCCAGCACCCCCGGAGATTCTCCAAATGTAGTATCTCGGACTTCAAAGAGTTTCTCCTGAAAGGTGGCGGCTCATGTCTGTTCAACAGGCCTACCAAG ctgtttgagaAAACCGAATGTGGAAATGGATTTatggaggtgggagaggagtgTGACTGTGGAGCAAGAGCA GAGTGCTATAAGGAATGCTGTAAGAAGTGCTCCCTCGCCAATAGTGCACAGTGCAGCAGCGGCCCCTGCTGCAACGCCACGTGTTTA TTTTTTCCACGTGGTTACAGCTGCCGCTACGCTGTGAACGACTGTGATATCACAGAAACCTGCTCCGGTGACTCTGGACAGGTGCCCCCGTGTGACTCTTACTCTCTCTTTTTACACGCTGTGCACATTGGTGTGGTTAAAACGTTAtacctgtgtgtttttcagtgtcCCCCGAATCTTCACAAACAAGATGGTTACCTCTGTCAGGTTAACCAG GGCCGCTGCTATGCTGGAGAGTGCAAGACAAGAGAGAACCAGTGTAAATACATCTGGGGACCAA AATCTGGAGAATCAGAGAAGTTCTGCTATGAAAGATTGAATACAGAGGGCACAGAGAAGGGAAACTGTGGAAAAGATGGAGACAAATGGATCCAGTGTAGCAAGCA TGATGTGTTCTGCGGCTACCTTTTGTGTAGCAACATTGGCCGTAACCCACGCATAGGAATGGTAAAAGGAGAAGTTACCCCAGCCTCCTTCAACCATCAAGGCAGGCTGGTGGATTGCAG TGGCGGCCACGTCCTTTTGGACGATGATACTGATTTAGGCTATGTGGAGGATGGGACTCCCTGTGGGCCGTCGATGATGTGCCTTGACCGTAAGTGTCTACCCATCCAGTCACTCAACATGAGCACTTGCCCTACTGGACCTAATGGACAGGTGTGCTCTGCCCATGGG GTGTGCAACAATGAAGCCACTTGTACTTGTGACGCCACCTGGGCAGGGACGGACTGTAGCATGCCTGACCCACCTAAAGAGCGCGACTCCAGTAAGGATCCAGGACCAAAAG GTCCTAGTGCCACCAATCTAATAATAGGCTCCATCGCTGGAGCCATCCTTGTGGCTGCCATAGTGCTGGGGGGGACTGGATGGGGCTTTAA AAATGTGAAGAAACGGCGGTATGACCCCAACGCCTCGGCCATCTAA
- the LOC130525615 gene encoding disintegrin and metalloproteinase domain-containing protein 23 isoform X2: MHLIFLATLLVSPLSPWLHPLLASSVSQGVEDKDERDAAQKQQATAAPAADNSTHHAVEHVTAYPSRLIYYLNKDSESTHHDLGTRAKNQAKEGQAIHLAQASFQVEAFGSTFVLDLALNNDLLSSDYVEIHYEGGKPVLSKGGEHCYYHGQVRGKDNSHVALSTCNGLHGMFDDGLHMYLIEPLQQTHLSETAARPHRVRRTASFEWNGDSEEEYEEEQLFSELDEFSWLKRRKKRATPRSVFEEMKYLEIMIVMDHSMYKRHKSKQYTKNFAKSVVNLVDAVFKEQLHTRVMLVALEIWTDKDHIPISVKPQEILRDFSKYRQQSIKHHADAVHLITNVNFQFRRSSLAYFGGMCSLSRGVGVNEYGNSLSMAGSLSQSLAQNLGIQWDPASKKKECGCIETWTGCIMEDTGIQHPRRFSKCSISDFKEFLLKGGGSCLFNRPTKLFEKTECGNGFMEVGEECDCGARAECYKECCKKCSLANSAQCSSGPCCNATCLFFPRGYSCRYAVNDCDITETCSGDSGQVPPCDSYSLFLHAVHIGVVKTLYLCVFQCPPNLHKQDGYLCQVNQGRCYAGECKTRENQCKYIWGPKSGESEKFCYERLNTEGTEKGNCGKDGDKWIQCSKHDVFCGYLLCSNIGRNPRIGMVKGEVTPASFNHQGRLVDCSGGHVLLDDDTDLGYVEDGTPCGPSMMCLDRKCLPIQSLNMSTCPTGPNGQVCSAHGVCNNEATCTCDATWAGTDCSMPDPPKERDSSKDPGPKVSVATNRLIGAVAGTILALGVIFGGTGWGIENVKKRRYDPNASAI; encoded by the exons ATGCATCTGATATTTCTGGCCACTTTGCTCGTCAGCCCCCTCTCGCCTTGGCTTCATCCTTTACTAGCGTCATCCG TTTCTCAAGGAGTAGAGGACAAGGATGAGAGGGATGCGGCGCAGAAGCAACAGGCGACTGCAGCACCCGCCGCCGACAACAGCACACACCATGCGGTAGAGCATGTGACCGCCTATCCCTCGCGGTTGATCTACTATCTGAACAAGGACTCGGAGAGCACCCACCATGACCTGGGCACCCGGGCCAAGAACCAAGCCAAAGAAGGCCAG GCAATCCACCTTGCACAAGCCAGTTTCCAGGTGGAGGCGTTCGGCTCCACGTTTGTTCTGGATCTTGCTCTGAATAA TGACCTGCTGTCCTCAGACTATGTTGAGATCCACTACGAGGGCGGAAAACCTGTACTGTCAAAG ggggGTGAACACTGTTACTATCACGGCCAGGTGAGAGGGAAGGACAACTCCCACGTTGCTTTATCCACCTGCAATGGCCTGCA TGGCATGTTTGATGATGGACTTCATATGTATCTAATTGAACCCTTACAACAGACTCATTTATCG GAAACAGCTGCAAGGCCTCACAGAGTAAGAAGAACAGCCTCCTTTGAATGGAATGGGGATTCCGAGGAAGAAT atgaggaggagcagctcttcTCAGAGCTCGATGAATTCTCTTGGCTGAAGCGCAGGAAAAAGCGGGCA ACGCCTCGCAGTGTGTTTGAGGAGATGAAGTATCTGGAGATTATGATTGTCATGGACCACAGTATG TATAAACGACACAAGAGCAAGCAGTACACAAAAAACTTTGCCAAATCAGTGGTGAATCTTGTGGATGCC GTCTTCAAAGAGCAGCTGCACACGCGTGTGATGCTCGTTGCTCTGGAGATCTGGACAGACAAGGATCACATCCCCATCAGCGTGAAGCCGCAAGAGATACTGCGGGATTTCTCCAAATATCGGCAGCAGAGCATCAAACACCACGCTGATGCTGTGCACCTCATCAC AAATGTCAACTTCCAATTCCGGAGAAGCAGCCTGGCATACTTTGGAGGCATGTGCTCTCTCAGCCGCGGAGTAGGAGTCAATGAG TATGGCAACAGTTTGTCCATGGCAGGGTCTCTGTCTCAGAGTTTGGCACAGAACCTGGGCATCCAGTGGGACCCAGCATCCAAGAAAA AGGAATGTGGTTGCATTGAGACATGGACAGGCTGCATAATGGAAGACACAGG CATCCAGCACCCCCGGAGATTCTCCAAATGTAGTATCTCGGACTTCAAAGAGTTTCTCCTGAAAGGTGGCGGCTCATGTCTGTTCAACAGGCCTACCAAG ctgtttgagaAAACCGAATGTGGAAATGGATTTatggaggtgggagaggagtgTGACTGTGGAGCAAGAGCA GAGTGCTATAAGGAATGCTGTAAGAAGTGCTCCCTCGCCAATAGTGCACAGTGCAGCAGCGGCCCCTGCTGCAACGCCACGTGTTTA TTTTTTCCACGTGGTTACAGCTGCCGCTACGCTGTGAACGACTGTGATATCACAGAAACCTGCTCCGGTGACTCTGGACAGGTGCCCCCGTGTGACTCTTACTCTCTCTTTTTACACGCTGTGCACATTGGTGTGGTTAAAACGTTAtacctgtgtgtttttcagtgtcCCCCGAATCTTCACAAACAAGATGGTTACCTCTGTCAGGTTAACCAG GGCCGCTGCTATGCTGGAGAGTGCAAGACAAGAGAGAACCAGTGTAAATACATCTGGGGACCAA AATCTGGAGAATCAGAGAAGTTCTGCTATGAAAGATTGAATACAGAGGGCACAGAGAAGGGAAACTGTGGAAAAGATGGAGACAAATGGATCCAGTGTAGCAAGCA TGATGTGTTCTGCGGCTACCTTTTGTGTAGCAACATTGGCCGTAACCCACGCATAGGAATGGTAAAAGGAGAAGTTACCCCAGCCTCCTTCAACCATCAAGGCAGGCTGGTGGATTGCAG TGGCGGCCACGTCCTTTTGGACGATGATACTGATTTAGGCTATGTGGAGGATGGGACTCCCTGTGGGCCGTCGATGATGTGCCTTGACCGTAAGTGTCTACCCATCCAGTCACTCAACATGAGCACTTGCCCTACTGGACCTAATGGACAGGTGTGCTCTGCCCATGGG GTGTGCAACAATGAAGCCACTTGTACTTGTGACGCCACCTGGGCAGGGACGGACTGTAGCATGCCTGACCCACCTAAAGAGCGCGACTCCAGTAAGGATCCAGGACCAAAAG tGAGCGTGGCCACTAACAGGCTGATAGGGGCAGTAGCAGGGACCATTCTGGCCCTGGGGGTGATTTTTGGAGGCACAGGGTGGGGAATAGA AAATGTGAAGAAACGGCGGTATGACCCCAACGCCTCGGCCATCTAA
- the LOC130525615 gene encoding disintegrin and metalloproteinase domain-containing protein 23 isoform X3, producing the protein MHLIFLATLLVSPLSPWLHPLLASSVSQGVEDKDERDAAQKQQATAAPAADNSTHHAVEHVTAYPSRLIYYLNKDSESTHHDLGTRAKNQAKEGQAIHLAQASFQVEAFGSTFVLDLALNNDLLSSDYVEIHYEGGKPVLSKGGEHCYYHGQVRGKDNSHVALSTCNGLHGMFDDGLHMYLIEPLQQTHLSETAARPHRVRRTASFEWNGDSEEEYEEEQLFSELDEFSWLKRRKKRATPRSVFEEMKYLEIMIVMDHSMYKRHKSKQYTKNFAKSVVNLVDAVFKEQLHTRVMLVALEIWTDKDHIPISVKPQEILRDFSKYRQQSIKHHADAVHLITNVNFQFRRSSLAYFGGMCSLSRGVGVNEYGNSLSMAGSLSQSLAQNLGIQWDPASKKKECGCIETWTGCIMEDTGIQHPRRFSKCSISDFKEFLLKGGGSCLFNRPTKLFEKTECGNGFMEVGEECDCGARAECYKECCKKCSLANSAQCSSGPCCNATCLFFPRGYSCRYAVNDCDITETCSGDSGQCPPNLHKQDGYLCQVNQGRCYAGECKTRENQCKYIWGPKSGESEKFCYERLNTEGTEKGNCGKDGDKWIQCSKHDVFCGYLLCSNIGRNPRIGMVKGEVTPASFNHQGRLVDCSGGHVLLDDDTDLGYVEDGTPCGPSMMCLDRKCLPIQSLNMSTCPTGPNGQVCSAHGVCNNEATCTCDATWAGTDCSMPDPPKERDSSKDPGPKGPSATNLIIGSIAGAILVAAIVLGGTGWGFKNVKKRRYDPNASAI; encoded by the exons ATGCATCTGATATTTCTGGCCACTTTGCTCGTCAGCCCCCTCTCGCCTTGGCTTCATCCTTTACTAGCGTCATCCG TTTCTCAAGGAGTAGAGGACAAGGATGAGAGGGATGCGGCGCAGAAGCAACAGGCGACTGCAGCACCCGCCGCCGACAACAGCACACACCATGCGGTAGAGCATGTGACCGCCTATCCCTCGCGGTTGATCTACTATCTGAACAAGGACTCGGAGAGCACCCACCATGACCTGGGCACCCGGGCCAAGAACCAAGCCAAAGAAGGCCAG GCAATCCACCTTGCACAAGCCAGTTTCCAGGTGGAGGCGTTCGGCTCCACGTTTGTTCTGGATCTTGCTCTGAATAA TGACCTGCTGTCCTCAGACTATGTTGAGATCCACTACGAGGGCGGAAAACCTGTACTGTCAAAG ggggGTGAACACTGTTACTATCACGGCCAGGTGAGAGGGAAGGACAACTCCCACGTTGCTTTATCCACCTGCAATGGCCTGCA TGGCATGTTTGATGATGGACTTCATATGTATCTAATTGAACCCTTACAACAGACTCATTTATCG GAAACAGCTGCAAGGCCTCACAGAGTAAGAAGAACAGCCTCCTTTGAATGGAATGGGGATTCCGAGGAAGAAT atgaggaggagcagctcttcTCAGAGCTCGATGAATTCTCTTGGCTGAAGCGCAGGAAAAAGCGGGCA ACGCCTCGCAGTGTGTTTGAGGAGATGAAGTATCTGGAGATTATGATTGTCATGGACCACAGTATG TATAAACGACACAAGAGCAAGCAGTACACAAAAAACTTTGCCAAATCAGTGGTGAATCTTGTGGATGCC GTCTTCAAAGAGCAGCTGCACACGCGTGTGATGCTCGTTGCTCTGGAGATCTGGACAGACAAGGATCACATCCCCATCAGCGTGAAGCCGCAAGAGATACTGCGGGATTTCTCCAAATATCGGCAGCAGAGCATCAAACACCACGCTGATGCTGTGCACCTCATCAC AAATGTCAACTTCCAATTCCGGAGAAGCAGCCTGGCATACTTTGGAGGCATGTGCTCTCTCAGCCGCGGAGTAGGAGTCAATGAG TATGGCAACAGTTTGTCCATGGCAGGGTCTCTGTCTCAGAGTTTGGCACAGAACCTGGGCATCCAGTGGGACCCAGCATCCAAGAAAA AGGAATGTGGTTGCATTGAGACATGGACAGGCTGCATAATGGAAGACACAGG CATCCAGCACCCCCGGAGATTCTCCAAATGTAGTATCTCGGACTTCAAAGAGTTTCTCCTGAAAGGTGGCGGCTCATGTCTGTTCAACAGGCCTACCAAG ctgtttgagaAAACCGAATGTGGAAATGGATTTatggaggtgggagaggagtgTGACTGTGGAGCAAGAGCA GAGTGCTATAAGGAATGCTGTAAGAAGTGCTCCCTCGCCAATAGTGCACAGTGCAGCAGCGGCCCCTGCTGCAACGCCACGTGTTTA TTTTTTCCACGTGGTTACAGCTGCCGCTACGCTGTGAACGACTGTGATATCACAGAAACCTGCTCCGGTGACTCTGGACAG tgtcCCCCGAATCTTCACAAACAAGATGGTTACCTCTGTCAGGTTAACCAG GGCCGCTGCTATGCTGGAGAGTGCAAGACAAGAGAGAACCAGTGTAAATACATCTGGGGACCAA AATCTGGAGAATCAGAGAAGTTCTGCTATGAAAGATTGAATACAGAGGGCACAGAGAAGGGAAACTGTGGAAAAGATGGAGACAAATGGATCCAGTGTAGCAAGCA TGATGTGTTCTGCGGCTACCTTTTGTGTAGCAACATTGGCCGTAACCCACGCATAGGAATGGTAAAAGGAGAAGTTACCCCAGCCTCCTTCAACCATCAAGGCAGGCTGGTGGATTGCAG TGGCGGCCACGTCCTTTTGGACGATGATACTGATTTAGGCTATGTGGAGGATGGGACTCCCTGTGGGCCGTCGATGATGTGCCTTGACCGTAAGTGTCTACCCATCCAGTCACTCAACATGAGCACTTGCCCTACTGGACCTAATGGACAGGTGTGCTCTGCCCATGGG GTGTGCAACAATGAAGCCACTTGTACTTGTGACGCCACCTGGGCAGGGACGGACTGTAGCATGCCTGACCCACCTAAAGAGCGCGACTCCAGTAAGGATCCAGGACCAAAAG GTCCTAGTGCCACCAATCTAATAATAGGCTCCATCGCTGGAGCCATCCTTGTGGCTGCCATAGTGCTGGGGGGGACTGGATGGGGCTTTAA AAATGTGAAGAAACGGCGGTATGACCCCAACGCCTCGGCCATCTAA
- the LOC130525615 gene encoding disintegrin and metalloproteinase domain-containing protein 23 isoform X4: MHLIFLATLLVSPLSPWLHPLLASSVSQGVEDKDERDAAQKQQATAAPAADNSTHHAVEHVTAYPSRLIYYLNKDSESTHHDLGTRAKNQAKEGQAIHLAQASFQVEAFGSTFVLDLALNNDLLSSDYVEIHYEGGKPVLSKGGEHCYYHGQVRGKDNSHVALSTCNGLHGMFDDGLHMYLIEPLQQTHLSETAARPHRVRRTASFEWNGDSEEEYEEEQLFSELDEFSWLKRRKKRATPRSVFEEMKYLEIMIVMDHSMYKRHKSKQYTKNFAKSVVNLVDAVFKEQLHTRVMLVALEIWTDKDHIPISVKPQEILRDFSKYRQQSIKHHADAVHLITNVNFQFRRSSLAYFGGMCSLSRGVGVNEYGNSLSMAGSLSQSLAQNLGIQWDPASKKKECGCIETWTGCIMEDTGIQHPRRFSKCSISDFKEFLLKGGGSCLFNRPTKLFEKTECGNGFMEVGEECDCGARAECYKECCKKCSLANSAQCSSGPCCNATCLFFPRGYSCRYAVNDCDITETCSGDSGQCPPNLHKQDGYLCQVNQGRCYAGECKTRENQCKYIWGPKSGESEKFCYERLNTEGTEKGNCGKDGDKWIQCSKHDVFCGYLLCSNIGRNPRIGMVKGEVTPASFNHQGRLVDCSGGHVLLDDDTDLGYVEDGTPCGPSMMCLDRKCLPIQSLNMSTCPTGPNGQVCSAHGVCNNEATCTCDATWAGTDCSMPDPPKERDSSKDPGPKVSVATNRLIGAVAGTILALGVIFGGTGWGIENVKKRRYDPNASAI; this comes from the exons ATGCATCTGATATTTCTGGCCACTTTGCTCGTCAGCCCCCTCTCGCCTTGGCTTCATCCTTTACTAGCGTCATCCG TTTCTCAAGGAGTAGAGGACAAGGATGAGAGGGATGCGGCGCAGAAGCAACAGGCGACTGCAGCACCCGCCGCCGACAACAGCACACACCATGCGGTAGAGCATGTGACCGCCTATCCCTCGCGGTTGATCTACTATCTGAACAAGGACTCGGAGAGCACCCACCATGACCTGGGCACCCGGGCCAAGAACCAAGCCAAAGAAGGCCAG GCAATCCACCTTGCACAAGCCAGTTTCCAGGTGGAGGCGTTCGGCTCCACGTTTGTTCTGGATCTTGCTCTGAATAA TGACCTGCTGTCCTCAGACTATGTTGAGATCCACTACGAGGGCGGAAAACCTGTACTGTCAAAG ggggGTGAACACTGTTACTATCACGGCCAGGTGAGAGGGAAGGACAACTCCCACGTTGCTTTATCCACCTGCAATGGCCTGCA TGGCATGTTTGATGATGGACTTCATATGTATCTAATTGAACCCTTACAACAGACTCATTTATCG GAAACAGCTGCAAGGCCTCACAGAGTAAGAAGAACAGCCTCCTTTGAATGGAATGGGGATTCCGAGGAAGAAT atgaggaggagcagctcttcTCAGAGCTCGATGAATTCTCTTGGCTGAAGCGCAGGAAAAAGCGGGCA ACGCCTCGCAGTGTGTTTGAGGAGATGAAGTATCTGGAGATTATGATTGTCATGGACCACAGTATG TATAAACGACACAAGAGCAAGCAGTACACAAAAAACTTTGCCAAATCAGTGGTGAATCTTGTGGATGCC GTCTTCAAAGAGCAGCTGCACACGCGTGTGATGCTCGTTGCTCTGGAGATCTGGACAGACAAGGATCACATCCCCATCAGCGTGAAGCCGCAAGAGATACTGCGGGATTTCTCCAAATATCGGCAGCAGAGCATCAAACACCACGCTGATGCTGTGCACCTCATCAC AAATGTCAACTTCCAATTCCGGAGAAGCAGCCTGGCATACTTTGGAGGCATGTGCTCTCTCAGCCGCGGAGTAGGAGTCAATGAG TATGGCAACAGTTTGTCCATGGCAGGGTCTCTGTCTCAGAGTTTGGCACAGAACCTGGGCATCCAGTGGGACCCAGCATCCAAGAAAA AGGAATGTGGTTGCATTGAGACATGGACAGGCTGCATAATGGAAGACACAGG CATCCAGCACCCCCGGAGATTCTCCAAATGTAGTATCTCGGACTTCAAAGAGTTTCTCCTGAAAGGTGGCGGCTCATGTCTGTTCAACAGGCCTACCAAG ctgtttgagaAAACCGAATGTGGAAATGGATTTatggaggtgggagaggagtgTGACTGTGGAGCAAGAGCA GAGTGCTATAAGGAATGCTGTAAGAAGTGCTCCCTCGCCAATAGTGCACAGTGCAGCAGCGGCCCCTGCTGCAACGCCACGTGTTTA TTTTTTCCACGTGGTTACAGCTGCCGCTACGCTGTGAACGACTGTGATATCACAGAAACCTGCTCCGGTGACTCTGGACAG tgtcCCCCGAATCTTCACAAACAAGATGGTTACCTCTGTCAGGTTAACCAG GGCCGCTGCTATGCTGGAGAGTGCAAGACAAGAGAGAACCAGTGTAAATACATCTGGGGACCAA AATCTGGAGAATCAGAGAAGTTCTGCTATGAAAGATTGAATACAGAGGGCACAGAGAAGGGAAACTGTGGAAAAGATGGAGACAAATGGATCCAGTGTAGCAAGCA TGATGTGTTCTGCGGCTACCTTTTGTGTAGCAACATTGGCCGTAACCCACGCATAGGAATGGTAAAAGGAGAAGTTACCCCAGCCTCCTTCAACCATCAAGGCAGGCTGGTGGATTGCAG TGGCGGCCACGTCCTTTTGGACGATGATACTGATTTAGGCTATGTGGAGGATGGGACTCCCTGTGGGCCGTCGATGATGTGCCTTGACCGTAAGTGTCTACCCATCCAGTCACTCAACATGAGCACTTGCCCTACTGGACCTAATGGACAGGTGTGCTCTGCCCATGGG GTGTGCAACAATGAAGCCACTTGTACTTGTGACGCCACCTGGGCAGGGACGGACTGTAGCATGCCTGACCCACCTAAAGAGCGCGACTCCAGTAAGGATCCAGGACCAAAAG tGAGCGTGGCCACTAACAGGCTGATAGGGGCAGTAGCAGGGACCATTCTGGCCCTGGGGGTGATTTTTGGAGGCACAGGGTGGGGAATAGA AAATGTGAAGAAACGGCGGTATGACCCCAACGCCTCGGCCATCTAA